In the genome of Candidatus Poribacteria bacterium, the window ACGAGCGCTACCTTCACACGGTAGAAGTCACTGGTTCAAATCCAGTACGCCCCATTGTTTGTCAAATTGAGGAGACGCAGATGGAAAGTAAGGATACCCCGAATTTCGTCCAAGCAGGGGTCAAGGCGATTGACTGCGACATCCATAACGAAGTCCCAACCTTACAAGCACTTTTCCCTTACATGTCTGATTTTTGGGTCGACTATTGTAGCACTTCCGGCTTTAGAGGTCCCGATGCAAATGACTATCCGCGTCAGGCACCGCTAACGACGCATCCCGATGCACCGTCTCCGTGGGATATGGATCTCGAACATGTTCGCGAACACCTGCTCGATGCTTGGAATCTCGAATACGGTATTCTCAACTGTGCCTATCGCGTGCAAAGCATTCACCAACCCGACCTCGCTGCAGCCGTCGCACAGGCGGTAAACGATTGGCAGATAGAACATTGGCTTGATCCCGAACCTCGCCTCCGTGGGTCTCTTGTGATTCCGAGCGAATTTCCAGACTTGGCTGCGAAGGAGATTGAGCGAGTCGGTGAGCATCCGGGGTTCGTCCAAGTGGTTCTCCCTGTGCGTTCACGTACCCCTTACGGTAACCGCATTTACAATCCGATTCACGAAGCCGCAGTCCGAAAGAATCTCGCTATCGGCATCAATTACGGTGGTGCTCCGGGCACCCAACCCTCTGCGACCGGTTGGCCCTCTACATTTATAGAGGAATATAGCGGGATGACACAGGTCTTCCAAGCCCAGGTGATTAGCCTCGTTGCGGAAGGCGTTTTCGACCAGTTCCCAGACCTGCGTGTCGTTCTGATTGAAAGTGGTTTTACGTGGCTTCCCGCTGTTATGTGGCGGATTGATAAAGAGTGGCGAGGACTCCGACACAATACACCGTGGGTGAAACGTCCGCCCTCCGAATACATGCGTAAGCACATACGGTTTACTTTACAACCGATTGATGCACCACCGACACCGAAACAACTTCTTCAGATTATCGGGCAATTGGAATCCGATGAGATGTTAATGTTTTCAACCGATTATCCGCATTGGCAGTTCAACACGCCTAACGATGCTTTCCCGACAGAACTACCGGGCACACTCGCTCGTAAAATTCTACACGAGAACGCCCGGGCCTTTTATCAACTGTAGGGGCGAGGCCCCCTCGCCCGTATCGCTGAGTCTTTTGGAGAAAAACGCAATGGAAAACACAACGACGAAACGTTCTAATGTAGGGCGCAGCTCGCAAG includes:
- a CDS encoding amidohydrolase, whose product is MESKDTPNFVQAGVKAIDCDIHNEVPTLQALFPYMSDFWVDYCSTSGFRGPDANDYPRQAPLTTHPDAPSPWDMDLEHVREHLLDAWNLEYGILNCAYRVQSIHQPDLAAAVAQAVNDWQIEHWLDPEPRLRGSLVIPSEFPDLAAKEIERVGEHPGFVQVVLPVRSRTPYGNRIYNPIHEAAVRKNLAIGINYGGAPGTQPSATGWPSTFIEEYSGMTQVFQAQVISLVAEGVFDQFPDLRVVLIESGFTWLPAVMWRIDKEWRGLRHNTPWVKRPPSEYMRKHIRFTLQPIDAPPTPKQLLQIIGQLESDEMLMFSTDYPHWQFNTPNDAFPTELPGTLARKILHENARAFYQL